GACGGTTTAGCTTACCAACATTTGCGGTTGCGAATTACAACTCAAGACGGTATTATCACACCAGATGATTTACAAGGTTTAAAAATTCCCGCAGAAGTTCAATTCAGCCAAGGAGTTGTCATTGAAGGTAGAGGGGCGATTTGGCTGTACGGGTATTTAGTGCACGAATGCCATCCTGCGGCGTGGGTTGGATGTTACGATCCGCGATTAGAAGGTGCGGTGGTAGTAGCGACGCACAAGCACGAGATATCAGTTGGACAAGTATTGAAATTAAGTTTGCCGAGTTAGGAAATTGGGAACATCTGTTGCGGAGCGTCAAAAGCCTTTGTCACGAGTGCGATCGTCTTGGCTCCCTGGCGGATATAATAGTATTTATAAAAAGTCTTGCTACCAAACAATTTTCAGCCGTTTCGCTACGGGGAATATGGATACGACAGTGCCGTTTTCCTACGGGGAATATGGGCTATCCTGCGGCAAATCTTCGGTAAATTCTTGCACATCAGCCAACAATGGTAACGGCGAATAACTGCAAATCTGCTCTTGACAATTCCACACTTTCAGATATTCATCAACTCCAGAAATAGCGATCGCTGCTGCATCCAAATCCCCAGCCTGACAAGCATGATAATGTGCTCTGATCAGCGGCTTAATATCCTCAATATCTTGCCATTCCGATTCAGGTTTGAGGGGAATGCTGATAAAATAGTGGTAAGCTTGGCGGTGTGCGGTGCGAAAGTTTTCGGGATTTTGATTCAACAACCTATCGCCCTTTTCGCGCACTAACGGATGCAACTGGTAAGACGATCGCTGAAAATCATAATACAGCAATTGTCGGCGTTTGAGTGCGAGAATAATATTTTCTTTGAGTTCGTACTTGCTAACTTCGGGCATTTGAGCCGCAATTCCCGCAAAATCCAGCGGATATTCTGCGGTTTGATATACAGAAATTCGGCTCAAGCAAGTTCGCTCCATGTCGCTGAGACGCGCTATCATTTCATCTAGCAGACTCTCAATCGGTCGAATTAGCAACCAGTCTCTATCTTGCAAAAATTTGCTGACATTGCCTTGATATTCGCTGTCATCGCGAATCAATGAGGCTACCAGTTGCAAGGCTTCGGGATGTCCTTGATAGCGGTGGGCAAGTTCGGTCATCTCTTCTATTGTAGCGATTAAATTAAATGATGTCAATAGGGCAACAGCGCAATTGTTTGTGAGTCCATCGAGCGTCATTTCGCGAGTAATTGTAGGCGGCAATTCTGCTAAGGTTTCGCGGCTGATAAATATGATTTTACTTTGATGTGCTGTTTCTATAAGTAGTTTGAACAACCAAGCATATTCCGATTGGGTTTCGGAAAAATATCCGGCGGTTTCGGCTCGCCCAAATTGCATAATCGTTTCTACTCGATCGCACACAATTAAGCATGGTTTACTTTTGAGCAATTTTAGCAGTTTTTCGATCTTTTGGAATGAGTGCACTGGGGCCGCACTTGGTGCATTTTGCTCGGAAAAGTTAGGCGTATCTACGGAGGAAAGTGCAGATAGGAGGGAATCGAGAAACCAATCAAATTGAGGTGCTTGATTTTTGACAAATTCCAAAGATTGCCAAGCGACGGCGACAAAGGGATTGTTTTCTGTTTGAAGTTGGCGGATGAGTTGACTGATCAGGGTTGTTTTGCCGATTCCGGGTAAGCCGACAAGGGCGATCGCAGCGATGGGAACCCCCCCCAGCCCCCCCTTGCTAAGGGGGGGAGCAGGATCAGTGATTAGGGTTTTTAAGACATGGATTTCTTTGGTGCGATCGAGCCAATTCCAGACTGGGGGTATGTTGTCGGGAAGTGCGAATGTGCGATCGGTTTGGGTGTCTAGGGCGATATCTGCGATCGAGGCGGCAAAAAGTGGTTCTGTTTTCTGAATTTTGTAGCCTTCAGCAATGTATTCCCAGTTGTTTATTTCTACCGCGTTGCAAATATTGATAAAGTTTTCTCGTCTAATTCCTTTTCTCGCCCAAAACCGCTTTAAGGTTGCTGTTGAAACTAAAGCTGCAAGACACCAAGAATCCTCAGTTTTGTTCCATTCGAGGTTGCGTCTTACCATGTCAATGATTTTCAATCCTTCTTCGGAAGCTCTGAGCAAACCTGCCATTTTTACTCCTTTACCATAATTTTGCCCCAATGGAATTATAGACTACATCGGAGAGCCGAAAGATGAGCTAAATGAGCTAAATGAGCCAAATGAGCCGTTTATGCTGAGCTAAAAAGTGAGCGGTTAAACCTAGACAGATTCAGGAATCCAGAGTAACTTCAAATGATGAGTCTTTTTTGGGGGCTACAGATCTAAGTTTTAGGGTGCGGATTGGCGATCGGGCGAT
The window above is part of the Microcoleus sp. bin38.metabat.b11b12b14.051 genome. Proteins encoded here:
- the crn3 gene encoding CRISPR-associated ring nuclease Crn3/Csx3, with protein sequence MNPIELKIIPNQTQDGLAYQHLRLRITTQDGIITPDDLQGLKIPAEVQFSQGVVIEGRGAIWLYGYLVHECHPAAWVGCYDPRLEGAVVVATHKHEISVGQVLKLSLPS
- a CDS encoding ATP-binding protein: MAGLLRASEEGLKIIDMVRRNLEWNKTEDSWCLAALVSTATLKRFWARKGIRRENFINICNAVEINNWEYIAEGYKIQKTEPLFAASIADIALDTQTDRTFALPDNIPPVWNWLDRTKEIHVLKTLITDPAPPLSKGGLGGVPIAAIALVGLPGIGKTTLISQLIRQLQTENNPFVAVAWQSLEFVKNQAPQFDWFLDSLLSALSSVDTPNFSEQNAPSAAPVHSFQKIEKLLKLLKSKPCLIVCDRVETIMQFGRAETAGYFSETQSEYAWLFKLLIETAHQSKIIFISRETLAELPPTITREMTLDGLTNNCAVALLTSFNLIATIEEMTELAHRYQGHPEALQLVASLIRDDSEYQGNVSKFLQDRDWLLIRPIESLLDEMIARLSDMERTCLSRISVYQTAEYPLDFAGIAAQMPEVSKYELKENIILALKRRQLLYYDFQRSSYQLHPLVREKGDRLLNQNPENFRTAHRQAYHYFISIPLKPESEWQDIEDIKPLIRAHYHACQAGDLDAAAIAISGVDEYLKVWNCQEQICSYSPLPLLADVQEFTEDLPQDSPYSP